A single region of the Jatrophihabitans sp. GAS493 genome encodes:
- a CDS encoding acyltransferase: protein MPHKLYDTARVASETAFGLLRGRVVGALGVTLGRRPIFLGSRPRLIGSGQIRVGDYLLVSGATWRVTLCAEEGAVLQIGDCCFINQGVTLSARERITIGDNVMFGDGATVLDTDFHQVDASAAIKTRPIVIGDNVWISRDVLISPGVTVGAGSVIAAGSVVTRDIPPGVLAAGTPARVVRELELPDGWVRQDVTRNKPLLNALRRSR, encoded by the coding sequence GTGCCGCACAAGCTTTATGACACAGCCCGCGTGGCCAGCGAGACGGCCTTCGGCCTGCTTCGGGGTCGGGTCGTCGGGGCGTTGGGCGTGACGCTGGGCCGACGGCCGATCTTTCTGGGCAGCCGGCCCCGTCTGATCGGCAGCGGCCAGATCCGGGTTGGCGATTACCTGCTTGTCTCCGGCGCTACCTGGCGGGTCACCCTCTGCGCCGAGGAGGGGGCAGTGCTGCAGATCGGAGACTGCTGCTTCATCAATCAAGGGGTCACCCTCTCCGCCCGGGAGCGGATCACGATCGGCGACAACGTGATGTTCGGTGACGGTGCGACCGTCCTGGACACCGACTTCCACCAGGTCGACGCCAGCGCTGCGATCAAGACGAGGCCTATCGTCATCGGCGACAACGTCTGGATTTCCCGGGACGTTCTGATCAGCCCGGGCGTCACCGTGGGGGCCGGGAGCGTCATCGCCGCCGGCTCCGTGGTCACCAGGGACATCCCGCCGGGAGTGCTCGCCGCTGGTACGCCGGCCCGGGTGGTGCGCGAGCTCGAGCTTCCCGACGGGTGGGTGCGCCAGGACGTCACCCGCAACAAGCCGCTGCTCAACGCGCTGAGGCGATCCCGTTAG
- a CDS encoding glycoside hydrolase family 16 protein, translating into MTRPQRRPSRAGRAIVTICGTLLAAVLAGACDPGVPESPSGAPGPTSRATGTSSTSYGTPGGPSTPTATPTPTPQWTATRAWTEKFSGAAGTLPDPSLFSYQLGGTGWGNHELQTYTSRAENAALDGQGNLAITARRETYTGTDGTERDWTSARLHSYDSFAFTYGILSARIKVPSGPGIWPAFWLVGRDITEVGWPKSGEIDIMETVNAAMSVGSTVHGPTSAGRAWQISHQQPSARSYADTFHVYSVERRKDQITFRIDGVAVAHVVPAQLKPNERWVFEKPMCFLLNVAVGGDLPGSPTAKTPDEASMLVDWISFRP; encoded by the coding sequence GTGACCCGACCCCAGCGCCGGCCAAGCCGGGCGGGACGGGCGATCGTCACGATCTGCGGCACGCTGCTCGCGGCTGTCCTGGCCGGCGCCTGCGATCCCGGAGTGCCCGAATCGCCGTCCGGCGCTCCGGGGCCCACTTCTCGGGCGACCGGCACCAGTTCCACCTCCTACGGCACGCCTGGCGGCCCTTCAACACCGACGGCAACGCCGACGCCGACGCCACAGTGGACGGCCACCCGGGCGTGGACGGAGAAGTTCAGCGGCGCCGCCGGCACCCTCCCTGACCCCAGCCTCTTCAGCTACCAGCTCGGCGGCACCGGCTGGGGTAACCATGAGCTCCAGACCTACACGTCGCGGGCCGAGAACGCGGCCCTGGACGGGCAGGGGAATCTCGCCATCACCGCGCGCCGGGAGACCTACACCGGTACCGACGGCACCGAACGCGACTGGACCTCGGCTCGGCTACACAGCTACGACTCGTTCGCATTCACCTACGGCATCCTCTCGGCGCGCATCAAGGTGCCCAGTGGCCCCGGTATCTGGCCCGCCTTCTGGTTGGTCGGTCGGGACATCACCGAGGTCGGCTGGCCCAAGTCCGGTGAGATCGACATCATGGAGACGGTCAATGCGGCGATGTCGGTCGGCAGCACCGTCCATGGCCCGACTTCGGCCGGCCGAGCTTGGCAGATCAGTCACCAGCAACCGTCGGCGAGGTCGTACGCCGACACCTTTCACGTCTACTCCGTAGAGCGGCGGAAGGATCAAATCACCTTCCGGATCGACGGGGTCGCCGTCGCACACGTCGTCCCGGCGCAGCTAAAACCCAATGAAAGATGGGTATTCGAGAAGCCTATGTGCTTTCTGCTGAACGTAGCGGTCGGCGGCGATCTACCCGGCTCACCCACTGCGAAGACACCGGACGAGGCATCGATGCTGGTCGACTGGATCTCCTTCCGGCCCTAA
- a CDS encoding glycosyltransferase family 2 protein — translation MAGPSVLVAVCTYQRAQQLEDLLDSLIPAIAGHQARVLVIDNDSKPSSEDLVAAHAIRADYVHEPNPGIAQARNAAMSRMNEAEFIAFLDDDETVSPDWLARLLDCVEQFGTDVATGPVISLFPDGAPSWIVDGGFIQRSRMPSGTRLELAATNNVLMNVATLNRTGVTRFDVDFSRSGGSDSEFFWRLRRKGGTIGWADDAVVSEEVPLERLTFRWVFKRGVRGGNVFGRLMRREHGRIYVFLHGAALAGFGALRVLLAVVTGKGRRSKDFQWLTHGLGVAQAALGSVVYEYDRG, via the coding sequence ATGGCCGGCCCGTCGGTGCTCGTAGCGGTCTGTACCTACCAGCGGGCGCAGCAGTTGGAGGATCTGCTCGACAGCCTGATCCCGGCGATCGCCGGGCACCAGGCCCGGGTGCTGGTGATCGACAACGATTCGAAGCCCAGCTCCGAGGATCTGGTGGCCGCGCACGCGATTCGGGCCGACTACGTCCATGAGCCGAATCCGGGAATTGCCCAGGCTCGCAATGCGGCGATGAGCCGGATGAATGAGGCGGAGTTCATTGCCTTTCTCGATGACGACGAGACGGTCAGCCCGGACTGGTTGGCCCGTCTGCTCGATTGTGTCGAGCAGTTCGGCACCGATGTGGCCACCGGCCCGGTGATCTCGCTCTTCCCGGACGGCGCCCCCTCCTGGATCGTCGACGGCGGTTTCATCCAGCGCTCCCGGATGCCCAGCGGAACCCGGCTTGAACTCGCCGCAACGAACAATGTGCTGATGAACGTGGCGACCCTGAATCGGACTGGAGTCACCCGTTTCGACGTCGACTTCTCCCGCTCCGGGGGCAGTGACAGCGAGTTCTTCTGGCGGCTGCGGCGTAAGGGCGGCACGATCGGCTGGGCCGATGACGCGGTGGTCAGCGAGGAGGTACCGCTGGAACGTCTCACATTTCGTTGGGTGTTCAAGCGAGGCGTCCGCGGCGGGAACGTCTTCGGCCGGCTGATGCGCCGTGAACACGGGCGAATCTACGTCTTCCTGCACGGTGCGGCGCTCGCCGGTTTCGGGGCGCTGCGGGTCTTGCTCGCTGTCGTCACCGGAAAGGGGCGGCGGAGCAAGGACTTTCAGTGGCTCACGCATGGGCTCGGGGTGGCGCAGGCCGCGCTCGGCTCGGTCGTCTACGAATACGACCGAGGCTGA
- a CDS encoding glycosyltransferase, whose protein sequence is MSTPAPERVCVVGSGWAFTSGISYYTCRLATALAEEHEVSTILMRRLIPKVLYPGRTRVGKRVNKIEYPEKMPVYDGIDWFWGTTVIGALRFLRRERPTVVVFQWWTGAVLHSQLLLALAARRMGARIVIEFHETQDTGEARFNGAAAYLNFVGAKLIQLASSFVVHSDYDLAAVSKRFPIGDRPIYVAPHGPYDHYADSAHEAQTTRSDVVGTDDDATVLLFFGTVRPYKGLEFLVSAFNSLEASEAAKLRLVIVGETWEGWSQPIIEAREGRNADKITVVNRYVSDEEVADFFTLADVAVLPYTRSSASGPLHVAMAYGLPTILSDVGGLRDGAEGYDGVIWVAPSSEASLKEAILAAPAAKGQRFQDPRSWGETTKIFDQLFDELPAATQPR, encoded by the coding sequence ATGAGCACGCCAGCTCCCGAACGCGTCTGTGTCGTCGGGTCGGGTTGGGCGTTCACCAGCGGAATCAGCTACTACACCTGCCGCCTGGCCACCGCATTGGCCGAAGAGCACGAGGTCTCGACGATCCTGATGCGCCGGCTGATCCCGAAGGTGCTCTATCCCGGGCGCACCCGCGTGGGCAAACGGGTCAACAAGATCGAGTATCCCGAGAAGATGCCGGTCTATGACGGCATTGATTGGTTCTGGGGCACCACCGTCATCGGCGCCCTGCGGTTCCTGCGTCGCGAACGACCAACTGTGGTGGTCTTCCAGTGGTGGACCGGCGCGGTACTGCACTCCCAGCTGCTGCTCGCTCTGGCCGCTCGCCGGATGGGGGCCCGGATCGTCATCGAGTTCCACGAAACTCAGGACACCGGCGAAGCCCGATTCAACGGGGCCGCCGCCTATCTCAACTTCGTCGGCGCGAAGCTAATTCAGCTCGCCAGCTCGTTCGTCGTGCATTCCGACTACGACCTCGCTGCAGTGAGCAAGCGCTTCCCGATCGGCGATCGCCCGATCTACGTCGCGCCACACGGACCCTACGACCACTACGCCGACTCCGCACATGAGGCACAGACGACCCGCAGCGACGTCGTCGGAACCGACGATGACGCCACGGTGCTGCTCTTCTTCGGCACAGTGCGTCCGTACAAGGGACTGGAGTTCCTCGTCTCGGCCTTCAACTCCCTCGAGGCGTCCGAGGCCGCCAAGCTGCGCCTGGTGATCGTGGGCGAGACCTGGGAGGGCTGGTCGCAGCCGATCATCGAGGCCCGGGAGGGTCGCAACGCGGACAAGATCACCGTGGTCAATCGGTACGTCAGCGACGAAGAGGTCGCCGACTTCTTCACCCTGGCCGATGTGGCGGTGCTTCCCTACACCCGCTCCTCGGCCAGCGGCCCGCTGCACGTCGCGATGGCTTACGGCCTGCCGACGATCCTCTCCGACGTCGGCGGCCTGCGTGACGGGGCCGAGGGGTACGACGGAGTCATCTGGGTCGCTCCGAGCAGTGAGGCCAGCTTGAAGGAAGCGATCCTCGCGGCCCCGGCGGCTAAGGGGCAGCGCTTCCAGGACCCTCGCTCCTGGGGCGAGACGACGAAGATCTTCGACCAACTCTTCGACGAGCTGCCAGCGGCTACCCAGCCCCGCTGA
- a CDS encoding glycoside hydrolase family 16 protein: MSISSKYPSTRARKTLLLAAIPISLLALVPLASNAASAATVTTTATATPTPTPVPSISSNVAGRKLVVSDEFSGTAGTAPSSYIWQAIQGGGGWGNNELETYTNRASNVSLDGKGDVAITARKETYTGKDGITRNYTSARLLSNVSVKYGYIEARMFVPQGQGLWPAFWTLGSDIYPKGYPYSGEIDIMEALNKMPTVFGTLHGPDSVHQSVYGVGPKTSPAGGLAGAWHTYGIDWTSTAITWFIDGKSYGSITKATMPAGAVWEFDKPHLMQLNLAVGGNWPGSPDATTPAVSTMLVDYVRVYSSTTSGVTPAIGYTKINLG; the protein is encoded by the coding sequence ATGTCCATCTCTTCGAAGTACCCATCGACGCGCGCCCGCAAGACTTTACTTCTGGCCGCAATCCCGATCTCCCTCCTCGCCCTCGTCCCGCTGGCGTCCAATGCCGCCAGTGCTGCGACGGTCACCACGACAGCGACCGCGACCCCCACCCCGACCCCCGTCCCGTCGATCTCATCGAACGTCGCCGGGCGCAAGCTCGTGGTCAGTGATGAGTTCTCCGGCACAGCCGGAACCGCACCCAGCTCCTACATCTGGCAGGCCATCCAGGGCGGTGGCGGCTGGGGCAACAACGAGCTCGAGACCTACACCAACCGGGCCAGCAACGTCAGCCTCGACGGGAAGGGCGACGTGGCCATCACCGCCCGCAAGGAGACCTACACCGGCAAGGACGGCATCACCCGCAACTACACCTCAGCTCGCCTGCTCAGCAATGTCTCCGTGAAATACGGCTACATCGAGGCGCGGATGTTCGTTCCGCAGGGTCAGGGTCTCTGGCCGGCCTTCTGGACCCTCGGCTCCGACATCTACCCGAAGGGCTACCCGTACAGCGGCGAGATCGACATCATGGAGGCGCTGAACAAGATGCCGACCGTCTTCGGAACCCTGCACGGCCCCGATAGCGTCCACCAGAGCGTCTACGGCGTCGGACCGAAGACGTCGCCGGCCGGCGGCCTGGCCGGTGCCTGGCACACCTACGGCATCGACTGGACCTCGACCGCCATCACCTGGTTCATCGACGGCAAGAGCTACGGTTCGATCACCAAGGCAACAATGCCGGCCGGCGCGGTCTGGGAGTTCGACAAGCCGCACCTGATGCAGCTGAACCTCGCGGTCGGGGGTAACTGGCCCGGTTCACCGGACGCCACGACGCCGGCCGTCTCCACCATGCTGGTCGACTACGTCCGGGTCTACTCCAGCACCACGAGCGGGGTCACCCCGGCCATCGGCTACACGAAGATCAACCTCGGCTAG
- a CDS encoding polysaccharide pyruvyl transferase family protein codes for MTVDIRGTNEKNKGALLMVEAVCERLGPHAELSANPFAASWETRARLGLRQTLHDFNAIRAANVVGDLVPGRLKERYGLVADNDLTGIVDASGFAYSDSFALGRHRREAVYGRRWAKRGVPKILLPQAFGPFNDPEKRKWCAEVVNQATVTFARDEKSLEYVRALAPGARVELSPDFTIGLSPQSGPNVLNGAVALVPNQKMVSEGILERQAYLDTMVELAQAARAHGLTELVVVLHEDDDVKLGTDLARLLDCPLRLPEPPRALKHTLGTASLVISSRFHAIVGALSQRVPTVAVGWSHKYAELLRDFDVPNWLWTPGSAAGDVLDAVLSDGEALNRLEVAHKTLTDRNDQMWETVISALGLPPRKESTGVI; via the coding sequence GTGACCGTCGACATTCGCGGCACCAATGAGAAGAACAAGGGCGCGCTCCTCATGGTCGAGGCCGTCTGCGAACGGCTCGGTCCGCACGCCGAGCTGAGCGCGAATCCGTTCGCCGCCTCGTGGGAGACCCGGGCTCGGCTCGGCCTGCGGCAGACGCTGCATGACTTCAACGCGATCCGGGCGGCGAACGTCGTCGGGGATCTCGTCCCCGGTCGGCTGAAGGAGCGCTATGGGCTGGTCGCGGACAACGACCTCACCGGCATCGTGGACGCATCCGGATTTGCCTATAGCGACTCCTTCGCCCTCGGGCGGCATCGTCGCGAGGCCGTCTACGGGCGGCGCTGGGCCAAGCGCGGCGTGCCGAAGATCCTGCTGCCGCAGGCCTTCGGCCCGTTCAACGACCCGGAGAAGCGCAAGTGGTGTGCCGAAGTCGTCAACCAGGCGACGGTGACCTTCGCTCGTGACGAGAAGAGCCTGGAATACGTGCGAGCCCTCGCCCCGGGGGCCCGCGTCGAGCTCAGTCCCGACTTCACCATCGGCCTCTCGCCGCAGTCCGGCCCGAACGTGCTAAATGGGGCGGTCGCGCTGGTACCCAACCAGAAGATGGTCTCCGAGGGGATCCTCGAGCGGCAGGCCTACCTCGACACGATGGTCGAGCTGGCCCAGGCCGCCCGGGCGCACGGCCTCACCGAGTTGGTGGTTGTGCTGCACGAGGATGACGACGTGAAGCTCGGTACCGACCTCGCCCGTCTGCTCGACTGCCCGCTGCGCCTGCCTGAGCCGCCGCGTGCCCTCAAGCACACCCTGGGGACCGCCTCGCTGGTGATCTCCTCGCGTTTCCATGCGATCGTCGGCGCGTTGTCGCAGCGGGTGCCGACCGTCGCAGTTGGCTGGTCACACAAGTACGCCGAACTGCTGCGTGACTTCGACGTGCCCAACTGGCTCTGGACACCGGGAAGCGCCGCCGGTGACGTGCTCGATGCGGTGCTCAGTGACGGTGAGGCGCTCAACCGTCTCGAGGTTGCGCACAAGACGTTGACCGACCGCAACGACCAGATGTGGGAGACCGTCATCTCCGCGCTCGGGCTGCCGCCCCGTAAGGAATCCACAGGAGTGATCTGA